One part of the Candidatus Mancarchaeum acidiphilum genome encodes these proteins:
- a CDS encoding Hsp20/alpha crystallin family protein has translation MENKKEENRVKLYDPFDVFSGMDRFMRSALWSLHPERYFDIAENGFNIPDADIIDKGDSLQIKLDMPGVDKKNLDLKVKSDRIIVKAEKSENKEIEKKNYYSKERASIGYYREISLPEEVKSETAKAKYENGTLTINVDKSDRAKENSIKIE, from the coding sequence ATGGAAAACAAAAAAGAAGAGAACAGGGTTAAGCTGTATGACCCATTTGATGTATTTTCTGGAATGGACAGGTTTATGCGCTCCGCACTTTGGTCACTGCATCCAGAAAGGTACTTTGATATAGCTGAAAATGGATTCAATATACCAGATGCAGATATAATAGACAAGGGAGACTCGTTGCAGATAAAATTGGACATGCCTGGAGTAGATAAGAAAAATTTGGACCTCAAGGTAAAAAGTGACCGCATAATAGTCAAAGCAGAAAAAAGTGAGAATAAAGAGATTGAAAAAAAGAATTATTACTCCAAGGAAAGGGCTTCAATAGGCTATTACAGGGAAATTTCACTTCCAGAAGAGGTAAAATCCGAAACGGCAAAGGCAAAGTATGAAAATGGCACACTGACAATAAATGTGGATAAGTCTGACAGAGCTAAGGAGAATTCGATAAAGATAGAGTGA
- a CDS encoding winged helix-turn-helix domain-containing protein has protein sequence MKFIIIKSVDKPYSDDPDSFISWFCKSFGLESEIENSDSIEKDLLKQFINAALAGKGISSSDLTENFKIARTTIIYHLNRLIEAGWIVKRGRMYYLRGKELSDVIEEIEYDINREMMKMLDIAKQFDRLSKSRSENKKFKKVKIE, from the coding sequence ATGAAGTTTATAATAATAAAGTCAGTTGACAAGCCCTATTCGGATGATCCTGACTCTTTCATAAGTTGGTTCTGCAAGTCATTTGGACTGGAAAGTGAAATAGAGAACAGCGACAGCATAGAGAAGGATTTGTTAAAGCAGTTTATAAATGCGGCATTGGCAGGTAAGGGCATATCAAGCAGTGACTTGACTGAAAATTTCAAAATAGCCAGGACTACTATAATATATCATCTTAATAGGCTTATAGAAGCAGGATGGATAGTAAAAAGAGGAAGAATGTACTATCTAAGAGGGAAAGAATTGAGCGATGTGATAGAGGAGATTGAATACGATATAAATCGCGAAATGATGAAAATGCTTGACATAGCTAAACAATTTGATAGATTATCTAAGAGCAGATCAGAAAATAAAAAGTTTAAAAAAGTAAAAATCGAGTGA
- a CDS encoding nucleotide exchange factor GrpE: MDDKKDSKKEKVNSADNGIQGSNAKEDKDVKESRNEENKSEETSEGNKGDNHLVEVEEDLKARTEEVKEYKERMLRMAAEFDNYKRRVQVDLNNANSLGKLDVVKKLLPVIDEFELALKAVEKSNDKEVKEGIEMLYKNIMNILKKEGLEEIQSTGKYDPYLHDIAVVKESNDPDGHILQVISKGYKFNGNVIRPASVIISKKENDKGQGEKKENKDSKGSPSDNEEHNME; this comes from the coding sequence ATGGATGACAAGAAGGATTCTAAAAAAGAGAAAGTCAATTCAGCGGATAATGGGATTCAAGGGTCAAATGCCAAAGAAGATAAAGATGTTAAAGAGTCTAGAAACGAAGAAAATAAGTCAGAAGAAACTTCTGAAGGTAACAAAGGAGACAACCACTTAGTGGAAGTGGAAGAGGACTTAAAGGCAAGAACGGAAGAGGTTAAGGAATATAAGGAAAGGATGTTGCGCATGGCCGCGGAATTTGACAATTACAAGAGGAGAGTACAAGTTGATTTAAATAATGCAAACAGTTTGGGGAAGTTAGATGTGGTCAAGAAATTGCTTCCCGTAATTGATGAATTTGAATTGGCACTAAAAGCCGTTGAAAAATCCAATGACAAGGAAGTAAAAGAAGGTATAGAGATGCTGTATAAAAATATCATGAATATACTTAAAAAGGAAGGGCTGGAGGAGATTCAATCAACAGGCAAGTACGACCCCTATCTCCATGATATTGCAGTGGTTAAAGAGAGCAACGATCCGGATGGCCACATTCTTCAAGTCATAAGCAAAGGATATAAATTCAATGGCAATGTGATAAGGCCAGCATCGGTAATAATATCAAAAAAAGAGAATGATAAAGGGCAAGGAGAGAAGAAAGAGAACAAAGACAGTAAAGGAAGCCCTTCTGATAATGAAGAGCACAATATGGAATGA
- the dnaK gene encoding molecular chaperone DnaK — protein MSEKIIGIDLGTSNSAAAVLEGGRPTIIPSSEGASLYGKAFPSYVAFTKDNQILVGEPAKRQAVANPEGTISGFKRKMGTDFIYHINNKDYKPQELSAMILQKIKRDAEAFLGEPVKKAVITVPAYFNDNQRQATKDAGAIAGLDVVRLVNEPTAACLAYGLDKNDKEMKILVYDLGGGTLDVTIMEFGKGVFEVKSTSGDTQLGGTDMDKAIVDFLVSEINKQYGIDVSKDIQAIQRLKEAAEKAKIELSTVLTTDISLPFLSQKAGQPINFSYKLDRAKLESLVLPIIERSAKPVRQALEDSKIEPEQLDKIILIGGPTRMPITQRYVEQLIGKKIERGVDPMEAVALGAAIQGGVLTGEVKDILLLDVTPLTLSIETLGGVATPIIKRNTTIPIKDSQVFTTADDFQTSVDIHVCQGERPLFKDNIDLGRFTLTGLPPAKRGVPQIEVTFDIDSNGILHVTAKDKASGKSQSIDIVAPNKMNKDDIEKKIKEAQENEEKDKKIREQIEIKNNAESMIYTTEHTVEDLKDKLSEDDKKKLEDLKSKLQDLVSKDDYDAIKAATNELQTALADISSHLYQAASGNSQGPSGGNPGEGGNPSDNSSEGTTDANFKAGS, from the coding sequence ATGAGCGAAAAAATAATAGGAATAGATTTAGGAACTTCAAATTCTGCTGCAGCTGTTTTAGAAGGTGGTAGACCTACCATAATACCAAGCAGCGAAGGTGCGTCCCTATACGGAAAGGCTTTCCCAAGCTATGTTGCGTTTACAAAAGACAACCAAATTTTAGTTGGAGAGCCTGCAAAAAGGCAAGCGGTTGCAAACCCTGAAGGTACAATAAGCGGGTTTAAAAGGAAAATGGGAACCGACTTCATTTACCATATTAACAACAAGGACTATAAGCCACAGGAGCTTTCTGCAATGATACTGCAGAAAATAAAAAGGGACGCAGAAGCCTTTTTAGGCGAACCAGTAAAAAAGGCCGTCATAACAGTTCCTGCATATTTCAATGATAACCAAAGGCAGGCAACGAAGGATGCAGGGGCAATTGCAGGGTTGGATGTAGTCAGATTGGTCAATGAACCTACTGCTGCATGCTTGGCCTATGGCTTGGACAAGAATGACAAAGAGATGAAAATCCTTGTATATGATCTTGGAGGAGGAACCTTGGATGTAACAATAATGGAATTTGGAAAAGGTGTATTTGAGGTAAAATCAACCAGTGGAGATACGCAGTTGGGCGGAACAGATATGGACAAGGCGATAGTGGATTTCCTAGTAAGTGAAATCAATAAGCAGTATGGAATTGATGTATCAAAGGACATTCAGGCAATCCAAAGGTTAAAAGAAGCAGCAGAGAAAGCGAAAATTGAGCTTTCAACAGTGCTTACAACCGATATAAGCTTGCCTTTCCTATCCCAAAAGGCGGGGCAGCCCATAAACTTCTCATATAAATTAGATAGGGCAAAGCTTGAGAGCTTGGTGTTGCCAATAATAGAAAGATCCGCAAAACCGGTAAGGCAGGCGCTTGAGGATTCAAAGATAGAGCCAGAGCAGCTAGACAAGATAATACTTATAGGAGGGCCAACAAGGATGCCAATAACCCAGAGGTATGTAGAGCAGCTGATTGGCAAAAAGATAGAGAGAGGCGTAGATCCCATGGAAGCTGTTGCACTAGGTGCAGCAATACAGGGAGGAGTCCTTACAGGAGAAGTCAAAGACATACTGCTATTGGATGTTACACCTCTAACGCTTAGCATAGAGACATTAGGAGGAGTAGCAACACCAATAATAAAGAGGAATACGACAATACCAATAAAGGACTCACAAGTATTCACAACTGCGGATGATTTCCAGACCAGTGTAGATATACACGTGTGCCAGGGAGAGCGCCCTCTGTTCAAGGACAACATAGATTTGGGAAGGTTCACCTTAACAGGCTTGCCTCCAGCAAAACGCGGTGTCCCTCAAATAGAAGTAACTTTTGATATAGACTCTAACGGTATACTCCATGTAACTGCAAAGGACAAAGCATCAGGAAAGAGCCAGTCGATAGATATAGTCGCTCCGAACAAGATGAATAAGGATGACATAGAAAAGAAGATAAAAGAAGCACAGGAGAACGAAGAGAAAGACAAAAAAATAAGGGAGCAGATAGAAATAAAGAACAACGCGGAATCAATGATCTATACAACAGAGCATACGGTTGAGGATTTGAAGGACAAGCTGTCAGAGGATGACAAGAAGAAGCTTGAGGACTTAAAGAGCAAGCTTCAAGATTTGGTGAGCAAGGACGATTATGATGCAATAAAAGCAGCTACCAATGAACTCCAAACCGCTTTGGCAGACATAAGCAGCCACCTTTACCAGGCAGCCTCCGGAAACAGCCAAGGACCTTCAGGTGGCAACCCTGGAGAAGGCGGCAATCCTTCTGATAACTCAAGTGAAGGAACGACTGATGCAAACTTTAAAGCAGGAAGTTGA
- the dnaJ gene encoding molecular chaperone DnaJ, whose protein sequence is MTKDYYSILGVSKNASQEDIKSAYRQLALKYHPDRNKDPSAEEKFKEINEAYAVLSNPEKRKQYDAYGPEGFNRQYNQEDIFRNFNFEDIFRDMGFNVGGNFSESDDFFDTIFGGGRGGRQRDDQGKDLLTKVNISMEEAVHGTSKRIKITHIKECDKCKGTGVEPGYKIKKCPTCAGTGQVRNVRRTPFGMMQTISICPTCGGTGNIPEKKCTKCNGTGRLNASETIDVEVPRGIATGNRLRVSGMGDYGKDGQGDLYIEINILPDKRFVRRGDDIYMEAHVPFYTAITGGVEKAKGIDGEVEFEVEPGTQDSEQVLVKGKGMPHFNKGGFGDLIIKIKVDIPKKLTSEQKELIEKFKDLDSNKKSWFK, encoded by the coding sequence ATGACTAAAGACTACTACTCAATTTTAGGTGTCAGCAAAAATGCATCACAGGAAGATATCAAGAGCGCTTATAGGCAGCTGGCCCTAAAGTACCATCCAGATAGGAATAAGGATCCATCTGCTGAGGAGAAATTCAAGGAGATAAATGAAGCTTATGCCGTGCTGAGCAATCCAGAGAAGAGAAAGCAATACGATGCATATGGCCCTGAAGGATTTAACAGGCAATACAACCAAGAGGATATATTCAGGAACTTTAATTTTGAGGACATATTCCGTGATATGGGATTCAATGTAGGGGGAAATTTCTCTGAAAGCGATGATTTCTTCGATACAATATTCGGTGGTGGCAGAGGCGGTAGGCAAAGGGATGATCAAGGGAAAGACTTGCTTACAAAGGTAAACATATCAATGGAAGAGGCAGTACATGGAACTTCAAAAAGAATAAAGATTACGCATATAAAGGAATGCGACAAATGCAAAGGAACAGGGGTTGAGCCAGGATACAAGATTAAAAAATGCCCTACATGTGCAGGAACTGGGCAGGTAAGGAATGTACGAAGAACACCATTTGGGATGATGCAGACTATAAGCATCTGCCCTACATGCGGGGGAACTGGAAATATACCAGAGAAGAAGTGCACAAAGTGCAACGGTACGGGAAGGCTTAATGCAAGTGAAACAATAGATGTCGAAGTACCAAGAGGAATCGCCACGGGCAACAGGCTTAGGGTTTCCGGAATGGGAGACTATGGAAAGGACGGTCAGGGGGACTTATATATAGAGATAAACATACTTCCAGACAAGCGATTTGTAAGGAGGGGAGATGATATCTACATGGAAGCTCATGTACCATTCTATACAGCTATAACTGGTGGTGTCGAGAAAGCAAAAGGTATAGATGGCGAGGTTGAATTTGAAGTAGAGCCTGGCACGCAGGACAGTGAGCAGGTATTGGTAAAGGGCAAAGGGATGCCGCATTTCAATAAAGGCGGCTTCGGAGATTTGATAATAAAGATAAAAGTGGATATCCCAAAGAAGCTCACTTCTGAACAGAAGGAGCTGATAGAGAAGTTCAAGGATCTCGATTCCAATAAAAAATCATGGTTCAAGTAA
- a CDS encoding DUF4143 domain-containing protein — protein MKQQLNDNLLSAYNPWWSSKYRNAKKTKYLAYYSKLYKLPELKNGQKLIITNTDYNESIIKQILYGYVNRRRSKRNMVYVPFENLGDSDVISIFREIKKSPSKLDVFVSGIDPYLKFSLDKGKLLFSTINNSKSIKKLFISTRFLPSSTSNRHITKLSTGAKHYTISPITFRDYILKFGKHDIKGYLASLPIIAKSNPKYMEKIYLQACAIRDSGNESFFKDLFSSYSRSGGFISSIVDYKNKEDLYDAVYNYRKSLMQEFESLKVPAYDLEKLLFAITNSCGSIYTFDSMESDTKLPKRLVMYYYKLLLDLGIIKPVLKFDIKNNSPTKLVRKTYLSDPITYIAFSDFYNNYNRTEILMQGPLIENIVGVELMRRFGQVYTLKEGVEVDFFLPSMDLGIEVKSGSAKYNSYHMDFPRNRVVFNSNRLKKENGLFEIPYYLFLALM, from the coding sequence ATGAAGCAACAATTAAACGATAATCTACTGTCCGCTTACAATCCTTGGTGGAGCAGTAAATACCGGAATGCCAAAAAAACCAAATACCTCGCTTATTACAGCAAATTGTACAAGCTCCCTGAGCTCAAAAACGGCCAAAAGCTGATAATAACAAATACAGATTATAACGAATCTATTATAAAGCAAATTCTATATGGGTATGTAAACCGCAGAAGATCTAAGAGAAATATGGTGTATGTGCCTTTTGAAAATTTGGGGGATTCTGACGTAATAAGTATATTCAGGGAGATAAAGAAAAGCCCTAGCAAGCTGGATGTATTTGTAAGCGGGATAGACCCATATCTGAAATTTTCCTTAGATAAAGGAAAACTACTATTCAGCACAATAAACAACTCCAAAAGCATAAAGAAACTATTTATATCAACAAGGTTCCTGCCGTCAAGCACAAGCAACAGGCATATTACAAAGCTTTCAACAGGAGCAAAGCACTATACTATAAGCCCTATCACTTTCAGAGACTATATATTGAAATTCGGCAAGCACGATATTAAAGGTTATTTAGCATCTCTTCCAATTATAGCAAAATCCAACCCTAAATATATGGAGAAAATATACTTGCAGGCTTGTGCAATAAGGGATTCAGGCAACGAGAGCTTTTTTAAGGACCTGTTCTCGTCATATTCAAGATCCGGCGGATTTATAAGCTCGATAGTGGATTACAAGAACAAAGAGGATCTATATGATGCAGTCTATAATTACCGAAAATCATTGATGCAAGAATTCGAAAGCCTTAAAGTCCCTGCTTATGATCTAGAGAAACTACTTTTTGCCATAACAAATTCCTGCGGCAGCATATATACTTTTGATTCAATGGAATCTGATACTAAGCTGCCAAAGAGGTTGGTGATGTACTATTATAAACTGCTATTAGATCTTGGCATAATAAAGCCTGTATTAAAATTTGACATCAAAAATAACAGTCCAACAAAATTAGTAAGAAAAACATATCTGTCCGATCCAATAACCTATATTGCGTTTTCTGATTTTTACAATAACTATAACAGGACCGAGATCCTGATGCAGGGCCCATTAATCGAAAACATTGTAGGGGTTGAGCTGATGCGAAGGTTTGGTCAAGTATACACTTTGAAGGAGGGGGTAGAGGTAGATTTCTTCCTGCCTAGCATGGATTTAGGTATAGAGGTCAAAAGCGGCAGCGCAAAGTATAACTCTTACCATATGGATTTCCCAAGGAATCGGGTAGTATTCAATTCAAACAGGTTAAAGAAAGAAAATGGGTTGTTCGAGATACCTTACTACCTATTCTTGGCACTGATGTAA
- a CDS encoding ATPase domain-containing protein, translating into MKIGVNIDSGVVNRIKTGVKGLDNMVGGGIPEGSQILFLGSPGAGKTLLSLEILYHNAKLEIPSTFITNEERKGALVNNIKNAFYSFDDYEDYISSNMIQISHRPLIDAFKSRENFEKFISDCVSDIQTNKSKLVIFDSISSLRPIMEDDRTFTRAITYMTEALRDIGVTSILTYEVNQNVSNSDPLSIGLYSTSMFDGIMVLSMNRSEGATQYSIEVTKLRNSAHKLSSLPYQITDSGFDVLSN; encoded by the coding sequence TTGAAAATTGGTGTGAATATAGATAGTGGAGTAGTAAATAGAATAAAAACAGGGGTTAAGGGGTTGGACAATATGGTTGGAGGAGGAATTCCGGAGGGATCGCAGATTCTTTTCTTGGGGTCTCCGGGAGCGGGAAAAACGCTTCTTTCGCTCGAAATATTATACCATAATGCAAAGCTTGAAATTCCGTCCACCTTCATTACCAATGAAGAAAGGAAGGGAGCATTGGTTAATAATATAAAAAATGCCTTTTATTCTTTCGACGATTATGAAGATTATATAAGCAGCAACATGATACAAATAAGCCACAGACCATTAATAGATGCATTCAAGAGCAGGGAGAACTTTGAAAAATTCATAAGCGATTGTGTATCAGATATACAGACCAATAAATCAAAATTAGTGATTTTTGATTCTATAAGCAGCTTAAGGCCTATCATGGAAGACGATAGGACATTTACAAGAGCAATAACCTATATGACCGAAGCTTTGAGGGATATTGGAGTGACCTCAATACTGACATATGAGGTTAATCAGAATGTTAGCAACAGCGATCCTTTAAGCATAGGGCTTTACAGCACATCAATGTTTGATGGAATAATGGTGCTTAGCATGAATCGCAGTGAAGGTGCTACACAGTATTCGATAGAAGTAACTAAGCTTAGGAATTCGGCACATAAATTATCAAGCTTGCCATACCAGATAACAGATTCAGGCTTTGATGTATTGTCAAATTGA
- a CDS encoding ATPase domain-containing protein: MRERTKTGIKNFDDIVGGGIPQGNQVALAGGPGAGKTLFSFEYLYHNAKAGEVSLMFSLEETSDMIVENAKAAFPEFKDIDDLISQNKLIIYGSEKTGQYVQRDTDGGSYSFNELVSGISSIASSYKASNLVVDSITVIKLMIKDKLTYRQLTMDLINGLRSQNITSLMTIELNTATREDIQFKPEFFMYDGIISLYLEGGSNNRVPILEVIKMRGTDHSFRTYPYEIKGDGIAVLSLPQIKD; encoded by the coding sequence ATGAGAGAAAGGACTAAAACAGGAATAAAAAATTTTGATGATATTGTAGGGGGTGGTATACCACAGGGCAACCAGGTTGCATTGGCAGGAGGGCCAGGGGCAGGTAAAACTCTTTTTTCATTTGAGTACCTTTACCATAATGCAAAAGCCGGAGAAGTAAGTCTGATGTTCTCGCTGGAAGAAACCTCTGACATGATAGTAGAGAATGCAAAAGCCGCTTTTCCGGAGTTTAAAGACATAGACGACTTGATAAGCCAGAACAAGCTAATTATTTATGGATCTGAAAAAACGGGACAGTATGTACAGAGAGATACCGATGGCGGAAGTTATTCTTTCAATGAATTGGTATCGGGAATAAGCTCTATTGCCAGTTCGTACAAAGCAAGCAATTTGGTAGTTGATTCTATAACGGTAATCAAGCTCATGATAAAGGACAAGCTGACGTATAGGCAGCTGACTATGGACCTTATTAATGGATTGCGCTCACAGAATATAACATCCTTAATGACAATAGAATTGAACACCGCAACAAGAGAGGATATACAGTTCAAACCAGAATTCTTCATGTATGATGGTATAATCTCGCTTTATCTGGAGGGTGGGAGCAACAATAGAGTCCCAATATTGGAGGTTATCAAGATGAGGGGCACGGACCATAGTTTCAGAACGTATCCTTATGAGATAAAAGGTGATGGTATAGCAGTCTTGTCATTGCCTCAGATAAAGGATTGA
- a CDS encoding MFS transporter has protein sequence MDLDSSFKFLEYSRASRSAGIIFMVLAFPLYLKLLNLKLVTIGIIIAAIMLVTVIETLALGMFGDRYGYKYSLLIAELLPVIGAFLLFYSSSLDIIIIAMVITGLSGGAGGMRGLFSPGLTALIASNYENESIRVKKLGILTMLTSLFSILGSFMLASESFISRYVGTLMAYRYLFLFADLLLLISFISIIFVKEIKRPKKTSKIMKKESFKYISKIMVINIVSGVGTGISVPLLPLWIELMYSTGATTVGIIFGISYITTALGSYLASKSFGRFNVLNVSSITRTASGIILIAMALSPTVIIAGFMYILRSIFAGFGSPNRSALNVRGIDKEDYGSATSFNGVSSRMSQLSSGLSGYLMDISLPIPLIIGGIFQGASGILYKIFIKEKKK, from the coding sequence ATGGATCTAGATAGTTCTTTTAAGTTTCTTGAGTATTCAAGAGCCAGCAGAAGCGCTGGAATAATATTCATGGTGCTTGCCTTTCCTTTATACTTAAAACTGCTCAACTTAAAACTTGTAACTATAGGGATAATAATTGCGGCTATAATGCTTGTCACGGTTATTGAAACGCTGGCACTTGGAATGTTTGGGGACAGATATGGCTATAAATACAGCTTGCTGATAGCCGAATTGCTACCTGTAATAGGAGCATTCCTTCTGTTCTATTCAAGCAGCTTGGATATTATAATAATCGCCATGGTGATAACAGGATTAAGCGGCGGTGCTGGTGGAATGAGGGGATTATTTTCACCAGGCCTAACCGCATTGATAGCAAGCAACTATGAAAACGAATCTATAAGAGTCAAGAAATTAGGAATCCTTACAATGCTCACATCACTTTTTTCCATCCTTGGATCATTTATGCTTGCTTCGGAATCGTTTATATCAAGATACGTCGGCACATTGATGGCTTACAGGTACCTTTTCCTTTTCGCAGACTTGCTGCTTCTAATATCCTTCATAAGCATAATATTTGTCAAGGAAATCAAGAGGCCTAAGAAGACATCAAAGATAATGAAGAAGGAGAGCTTCAAATACATATCAAAAATAATGGTGATCAATATAGTCTCTGGAGTCGGAACAGGGATTTCCGTGCCCCTGCTTCCTTTATGGATAGAACTGATGTATAGCACGGGTGCCACAACTGTAGGTATAATATTCGGAATCTCATATATTACAACCGCACTTGGTTCTTATCTCGCATCAAAATCCTTTGGCCGCTTCAATGTTCTCAATGTCTCTTCAATTACCAGGACAGCAAGCGGCATCATTCTGATAGCGATGGCTCTGTCACCTACTGTAATAATAGCCGGGTTTATGTATATATTGAGGTCGATATTTGCAGGCTTTGGAAGCCCTAACAGGTCTGCCCTAAATGTGCGTGGCATAGACAAAGAGGATTACGGTTCAGCTACCAGCTTCAACGGGGTATCAAGCAGGATGTCCCAGTTGAGTTCTGGGTTAAGCGGGTACCTTATGGATATATCACTGCCAATACCTTTGATAATAGGGGGCATATTTCAAGGCGCAAGCGGCATACTATACAAGATATTTATAAAAGAAAAGAAGAAATGA
- the hjc gene encoding Holliday junction resolvase Hjc, translating to MHRYVKGARSERELINFFYKLNYSVIRSAGSGVNSLSPDIIVIKNKKGFAFECKAWDRSSLSIDKDRYKSLMDWESNTGMNTFIAWRMNIKGWYFIKPEEMNETDKHYTITMTNALKIGRNLNSIII from the coding sequence TTGCACAGATATGTAAAAGGAGCTAGGAGTGAGAGGGAGTTGATAAATTTCTTCTACAAGCTTAATTATTCCGTGATACGGTCCGCAGGAAGCGGAGTTAACTCGCTTAGCCCTGACATAATTGTTATAAAGAATAAGAAAGGGTTTGCATTCGAGTGCAAAGCCTGGGATAGATCGAGCCTGTCTATAGACAAGGATAGGTACAAAAGCCTCATGGATTGGGAAAGCAACACGGGAATGAATACATTTATAGCTTGGAGGATGAACATTAAAGGATGGTACTTCATAAAGCCAGAAGAGATGAATGAAACAGATAAGCATTACACCATAACAATGACGAATGCACTAAAGATAGGAAGGAACTTGAACTCCATAATAATATGA
- a CDS encoding helicase-related protein yields the protein MENDFSFIGQCSELVKSKGIEARAYQINIIRSIINGGNTLVVLPTGLGKTLIAVFSIACTLYDGKKALMLAPTKPLSEQHFNSLRSLLNINEDDILLLTGKLPIAKRKVLEERARIIIATPQTVANDLKSSNLDLDQFGIAIFDEVHRAVGRYAYTYVADKCKEKNIKILGLTASPGNSRDKIMELIDTLAIDNIEVRTPEDPDVAPYVKEKNVTKILVEKGETVERISSLLKGLIEEHLYALFHIGLCPFKKLESISKMRILDIGKNIDQLKGSNYKFIAIFHYIYVLDLLHAYDLVTTEGIQPFMSYIDSIRNKEKKNRSVQSMLKNHVFLKAVGIAETALKNGEEHPKMKALVQLITENHIDNKIIIFAQYRYTISKIVEVLNNAGLKAMAFVGKKEGVTQDQQMQVIKDFRDGKFNILVATSIGEEGLDIPSVDTVIFYEPITSSIRSIQRKGRTGRFNVGNIYVLITKDTKDETYFMVSSFREKKMYDMILRIKKSLERMPKPAAAKAGQKRLF from the coding sequence ATGGAAAATGACTTTTCGTTTATAGGCCAATGCTCTGAGCTTGTCAAATCAAAGGGCATTGAGGCTAGGGCTTACCAGATAAACATAATCAGGAGCATAATCAATGGAGGCAACACGTTGGTCGTGCTTCCTACAGGGCTTGGAAAAACTTTGATAGCGGTATTTTCAATTGCGTGCACCCTATATGATGGCAAAAAGGCATTGATGCTTGCCCCTACAAAGCCTCTTAGCGAACAGCACTTTAATTCTCTGCGCTCACTTCTAAATATAAATGAGGATGATATACTTCTTTTGACTGGAAAACTGCCAATCGCAAAGAGAAAGGTACTTGAGGAGAGGGCAAGGATTATAATAGCAACCCCACAGACAGTTGCAAATGACCTGAAATCCTCAAACCTTGACCTTGACCAATTTGGGATTGCTATATTTGATGAAGTTCATAGGGCAGTAGGCAGGTATGCATATACCTATGTGGCAGATAAATGCAAGGAAAAGAACATTAAAATATTGGGGCTTACAGCATCACCTGGGAATAGTAGGGACAAGATTATGGAACTGATTGACACCCTTGCAATAGACAATATAGAAGTTAGAACTCCAGAAGATCCTGACGTGGCACCTTACGTAAAAGAAAAAAATGTGACAAAGATATTGGTTGAGAAAGGGGAAACCGTAGAAAGGATTTCTTCTTTGCTAAAAGGACTAATTGAAGAGCACCTTTATGCTTTGTTCCATATAGGCTTGTGCCCGTTCAAGAAGCTGGAGTCTATCTCAAAAATGAGGATTTTGGACATCGGTAAAAACATAGACCAGCTTAAGGGAAGCAATTACAAATTCATAGCAATATTCCACTATATATACGTACTTGACCTGCTCCATGCTTACGACTTGGTAACCACAGAAGGCATTCAGCCATTCATGTCTTATATAGATTCGATAAGAAATAAAGAGAAGAAGAATCGGAGCGTGCAAAGCATGCTCAAAAACCATGTATTTTTGAAAGCGGTTGGCATAGCAGAAACAGCACTCAAAAACGGGGAGGAGCACCCGAAGATGAAAGCTCTTGTGCAGCTTATAACTGAAAATCACATAGACAACAAGATAATTATCTTTGCGCAGTACCGCTATACAATATCAAAGATAGTTGAAGTTTTGAACAATGCAGGCTTAAAAGCGATGGCCTTTGTAGGGAAAAAGGAAGGAGTGACACAGGATCAGCAGATGCAAGTTATAAAGGACTTCAGGGATGGGAAGTTCAACATTCTTGTAGCTACTTCTATTGGAGAAGAAGGCCTTGATATACCTAGCGTGGATACGGTGATATTCTACGAGCCAATAACTAGCTCTATAAGGAGCATACAAAGGAAGGGCAGGACAGGAAGATTCAATGTTGGAAACATATACGTGCTGATAACAAAGGATACAAAAGATGAAACATATTTCATGGTTTCAAGTTTCAGGGAGAAAAAGATGTATGATATGATACTTAGGATAAAGAAAAGCCTGGAGAGAATGCCAAAGCCGGCTGCGGCAAAGGCGGGCCAAAAGAGGCTTTTCTAA